In Candidatus Atribacteria bacterium, the genomic window CATGGGTTCTTTAGCAGTTATAGCCTATCTCCTGGGAAAAATGACGGTATTGGTGATTTTACTTGCAGCGTTAGGAGCACTTTTAGCTACTTTATACTATAACTGGTACCCGGCCAAGATACTGGTGGGAGATGTAGGAACTTTGAGTATCGGAGCAATTATTGCGGCAGCTGTAATTATGGGAAACTTTGAAATTGCCGGAATTATTTTACTGATTCCTTATGTTATAGATTTTTTAATTAAAGCAAAACATCATTTTCCTTATAGTTTTGGAATTTATCGAGAAGGTAAGTTATATTGTCCCGAAGACGGGCCCGTAGGTTTAGGGCAGTTGATTATGAAGGTTTGCGGCGGTATCAATGAAAGAAATCTGGTGCTTTTAATGATGGGGATTGAAGCGGTTTTGGGAGTGGTGGCGATTTTGTTTTATGTTTGATAACCGTTAAGCGGTTTAAAAATTTAAGTTAATTAGCTAATTAATTTGCCGTTGGTAAGATATAAAATATAAGACATAAGATGAGGATTGTAAGTATGAATTAGTGGATAGTAATATCGGAATTTTAATGAGAGATTGACTGATTTTGTATAAATTGAGGACAATCTCTTTTTTTTCCATATTTTGGAAAATATTTTTAAAAAAAAGAAGGAATAAGCAAAATAGTGTCGAATATATTAATTACCTAGTTCCCACATAGTGGAATGATTAAAATAATTTAAATTCGGCAGGAGGCGAAAATTGAAAAAATATTTTCGGATAATACTTTGGATTTGTACGGATTTATTTTTTATAAATATTGCCTTAACTCTTTCGATAATATTGAGGTTTGGAAATGGCTGGAAAGAGAACTTTTATCAATATAGAGTTGTTTTTCTTTACCTATCTTTTTTGTATCTTATTTTTGCTTTAATTTTCAAATTATACAATAGGATTTGGCGGTATATATGCATTAGCGACCTTTTTTTAATTACCGGGACAATTACCGCTGCGGTGGTTTCTTGGATATTGTATTGTAATATAGTAAAGGGAATATATTTTCCCTGGACAGTAAAGGCATTGACCTGGTTTATTAGTCTTGCTTTCATTTCCGGAAGTAAGCTGGTCTGGAGATTATATTGGGAAAGAAGGGATCCTTTTAAAAGAAAAGAAGAGAGAATATTAATTGTTGGTGCGGGAGATGCCGGTAATGTTATTTGCCGAGAAATAGGAAAGAGAAAGGATTTAGGCCAAATGATTGGTTTTATCGATGATGATGTTAACAAAATTGGGAGTGTTATCCAAAATAAAAAAGTATTAGGCTCGGTCGATAAGATAAATGAGATTATCAGCTGGGGAAAAATTGATACAGTGATTATTGCTATTCCTTCCATTACAGGTAGTGAGATTAGAAGGATTATAAATAAAATAGAGAATAAAGATGTAAAAATAAAAACCGTGCCGGGCGTATATGAATTGATTAACGAAAAAGTAAGCGTATCCCGAATTAGAAATGTAGAAGTGAAAGATTTACTGAACCGAGATACTGTTAATTTAAATATTGATGGGATATCTGGATATCTAAAAGGAAAGAGAATAATGGTTACCGGGGGTGCCGGTTCCATCGGGGAAGAGATATGTATGCAGGTTTGCAGATTTTTCCCCGGGGAATTGATGATCTTAGACCATAATGAGAATGCTCTTTTTTATACTGAAAAAAAGATTAGGAGAAAATACGGTGATTTAAAACTTAAGATGATGATGGTAGATATTAGGAATAAAGAGAAGATGGAAAAGATATTTGATGGTTTTAGACCGGAAGTAATATTCCATGCCGCAGCCCATAAACATGTTCCGATGATGGAGTATCATCCTGACGAGGCGGTGAGCAACAATATTATCGCGACTAAAACTTTAGTTGAGTTAGCAGATAAATGGGGAGTTATTGATTTGGTAATGATATCTACCGATAAGGCCATTAATCCAACCAGCGTAATGGGAGCGAGTAAGCAAATAGCAGAAATGATAATAAAAATGTATGCGAAAAAGAGTAAGACTAATTTTGTGGCTGTTCGTTTTGGAAATGTACTTGAAAGTAATGGAAGTGTCATCCCCACTTTTAAAAAGCAAATCGCCGAAGGAGGACCTATTACTATAACCGAAAAAGAAATAAGAAGATATTTTATGACTGTTTCAGAAGCAAGCCAATTGGTAATACAGGCCGGGGGATTGGGCATGAAGGGGACAGTGTTTGTTTTAGATATGGGAGAATTGGTGAAAATCTTAGAATTAGCAGAAAATTTAATTCGGTTATCGGGTCTAATCCCTGATGAGGATATTAAAATAGAGTTTATTGGTTTGAGACCGGGAGAGAAGATGTTTGAAGAATTATTGACTGAGAAGGAGAGAAGCCGGGTATTGGGAGATAGTGGACATGAGAAGATTTTCATTGCTGAGACTGAAGAAGTAAATGATGAGAAGCTGGAAAATGATATAAGGGAGTTGGGAGAGTTGGCAAGGGAGATGGATAGTGAAGGAATAGTGAAAAAACTCCAGGAAATAGTCCCGAGTTATAAGCCGAATAGAGGAATGCTGAAATAGAAAGGTAAACTTTGGTGCCAGGCACCAAAGTTTACCTTTCTAAGCTTGGAGCAGAAAGGAAAGTTTGTGGAAAGTGGAATAGGATAAAGTAGTATTATGGTAATAACTAAAGTAAAAGAGGACATTTTGAGGTCTCCAAGATTAAGTGATTACCGGGGGAAATTTGACGGGGTAGTGGTGATAGGTGGAGCTAATATTGATTTAAGAGGAAAACCTGTTGGAGAGATGCTGGAAAGACATACTTCCAATCCGGGTAAGATATGCGTTGGTTCGGGAGGGGTAGGCAGGAATATTGCGCATAGTCTGGCCTTGCTGAATGTGCCGGTTTGCCTGTTGAGTGCGGTGGGGGATGATGGAGAAGGGGTAAAAATTTTAGAGGAGACAGAGAAGGCCGGCGTAATAATGGAACAGATGATCATATCGGGAGAATATCCTACCGGAATATATCTAGCGATATTGGATGAAAGGGGTGAGATGGAAGTAGGGATCTCAGATATGCGTATTTTAGAGGAAATTACAGTGGAGTATTTAAAGTCAAAGGCTTATTTGATAAAGGAGAGCAAGATAGTGGTAATGGACACTAATATTCCTGTGCAGAGTATCGAATATGTGGTAGACTTGTGTAACAAGGTTAAGGTGCCTATTTTAGTGGAGCCGGCATCGGTGGAAAAGGCAAAAAAGTTAATGAAGATATTGGATGGAAGTGGAAGAGGGTATATTGATTATCTCACTCCGAATAAGGATGAGTTAGAATCAATTTTAGGAACGGAAACGGAAACGGAAACAGGAGCAGGAGCAGAAACAGAAACGGAAATTAGCGAATATAGGGATATGGATTTGGAGAGGGCAGCAGAGGAATTGAACCGCAGAGGAGTCAAGAAGGTGATTGTTACTTTAGGAAAAAGAGGGATATATGTCTATAATGATGGTAGTGGTGTTGGTGATGCAGGTGAGAGAGGATTAGAAGATGAGTTGAATAGGTTTTTTTTGGCGCCCTATAAAGGCAAAGTAGTGGATGTAACTGGAGCGGGAGATGCGCTGGTAGCTGGTTTGGTCTATGGAATTTATAAAGGATATCCTTTGGAAGTAGCGGCAAAATTTGGCTTGGGCGCTGCAGCTTTAACTATCTCCACCAAAGAAACAGTAAGGAGAGATTTAAGAGAAGGGTTGTTGAAAAGTAGGATAGAAGAAGAGAAATAAGAAGAAGTGGAAGCAGGGAAGAGTGGAATTGGGGAAGAGAGGAAGAAAGGACAGGTATAAAAGTGAATGGAGAAAAGTTTTTTACTTTTAAAGATGAAATAAGAGAGGCTTTAAAAGAAGGCAAACCGATAGTGGCCTTAGAATCAACTTTGATATCTCATGGATTTCCTTATCCGGAAAATAAAGAAGTAGCAGGGGAAATGGAAGAGATTATTCGAGGATATGGAGTTGTACCCGCTACTATTGCGATAATTAAAGGAAAAATAAAGGTGGGTTTGACCAGATACGAACTGGAGTTTATGGCAACCTCTAAAGATATTTTAAAAGCTAGTAGGCGAGATTTGGCAGCGATAGTAGCTCAAGGTTTAAATGGGGCTACCACCGTAGCAGCCACTATGATAATAGCAGAGAGGGCAGGAATAAAGGTCTTTGCCACCGGCGGCATAGGGGGAGTACATCGAGGAGCAGAAAAGACTTTTGATATATCAGCGGATTTGCAGGAATTAGCACGAACACCGGTGGCGGTAGTGTGCAGTGGGGCAAAGGCGATTCTTGATTTGCCTTTAACTAAGGAATATCTGGAGACCATGGGTGTACCGGTGATCGGGTTTAGGAGTGAAGTGCTGCCTGCTTTTTATTGTCGGGAAAGCGGATTAAAGGTTGATTATAGGGTAAATGATGAGATGGAGGCAGCGAAGATCATTAGAGCAATGGTTGATTTAAAATTAGGCGGGGGAATAATCATTGCTAATCCCGTTCCTGAGGAGTACGCCATTTCACTGGAGTATATGAATAAGAAAATTAAAGAAGCTGTTATGGCGGCAGAAAAGGACGGGGTCAAAGGAAAGAAACTAACCCCTTACTTATTGAATAAGATAAAAGAATTAACTGAAGGCAAAAGCCTGAAAGCCAATATTGCGCTGGTAAAGGATAACGCTCGCGTAGCCGCAAAAATTGCTCGTGAACTAAAAAGGTAAACTTTAGTGCCAGGCACTAAAGTTTACCTTTTTGCAAAACACAGGAGTTAGAAATAAAGGAATTTATATGGAAATTGTTATTGTTGGTGCAGGACCGGTAGGATGCTATACTGCTCAATTGCTGAAGAAATATGGTTTTAAGAACAGAATAATAGAAGAGCATCAAGAAGTAGGAAAACCAATTAGATGTGCTGGTCTGGTAGGAAGGCAAGTTTTTGAAAACGCCCTTCTTCCTATTTCTAAAAGCTCTATTATTAACCAGATTAATGGAGCTTTGTTTTACTTTCATAAGGAAAATTTTCAGGTCAATAGAGAAGGGGTAGCCCAAGTAATTGATCGTGAGAAGTTTGACAAAAATTTAAGCCAGGGCTTGGAGGTAGAATGTGGAAAAAAGTTAATAGAGATAAAGAGGGAGGGATCCGGATATATAATTAAGACTGAAACGGAGGATATTTATGCTGATTTAGTGATTGGAGCCGATGGAGCAAATTCTCGGTTAAGAAAATATATAAATTGGATAGATAATGATTGTGCAAAGGATAAAAAAAGAGGTTATATAAAAAGCTACTTGGGAATTCAGTATAGAATAAAGACAGAAGACAATTTAGTTTGCGATAAAATCGCTCGGGTACATTTTAAAGAAGGTATTCCTTTTTTTATTTGGGTTATCCCTGAGGGAAATAATATTTTTCGGATAGGAGTGATTTCGGATAACCCCCGTGAAGATTTATTTGCCTTTCTAAATGAATTCAAAATTAATGGTGAAATTATCGGAAAATTAACCGGAATGATTCCCGTAGGACAAACTAAATGCTATTTCCAGAATATTGCCTTGGTGGGAGATGCGGCTATTCAAGTAAAGCCTTTAACCGGTGGTGGGATATATTATGGATTGAAATCGGCAGAGCTTTTAGCAAAATGCATTAGAGATAATAGATTGGATGAATACGATAGGTGTTTGAAGAAAAATTTTGGGAGAGAAATTAAATTTGGATTAAAGGCTCGAAAATTATATGAAGAAATAAATGAAAAAGAATTAAAGAAGATATTTATGTTGTTTAAGAAAAATGCCGGAATTATTGAGAAAGCCGCACATTTTGAAAACCATTCTGTGATTTTTATAGAAATATTAAAAAATCCTAAAATATTTAAAGATGCCGCGCAAATTTTCAGCCAAAATATTAGGAAATTATTATTTTAGGATTAGAATAGGAGGAATAAAATTGAAATCGATCATTCTTTGTGCCGGAAAAGGTACTCGCCTTAGACCGCTTACTCATACCAGCGCCAAACATTTAATTCCCATTGCCAATAAGCCGGTATTGTTTTATGCCATAGAGGCGATCAAGGATTGCGGAGTAACAGACATTGGGGTAATTGTTGGAGA contains:
- a CDS encoding polysaccharide biosynthesis protein, translating into MKKYFRIILWICTDLFFINIALTLSIILRFGNGWKENFYQYRVVFLYLSFLYLIFALIFKLYNRIWRYICISDLFLITGTITAAVVSWILYCNIVKGIYFPWTVKALTWFISLAFISGSKLVWRLYWERRDPFKRKEERILIVGAGDAGNVICREIGKRKDLGQMIGFIDDDVNKIGSVIQNKKVLGSVDKINEIISWGKIDTVIIAIPSITGSEIRRIINKIENKDVKIKTVPGVYELINEKVSVSRIRNVEVKDLLNRDTVNLNIDGISGYLKGKRIMVTGGAGSIGEEICMQVCRFFPGELMILDHNENALFYTEKKIRRKYGDLKLKMMMVDIRNKEKMEKIFDGFRPEVIFHAAAHKHVPMMEYHPDEAVSNNIIATKTLVELADKWGVIDLVMISTDKAINPTSVMGASKQIAEMIIKMYAKKSKTNFVAVRFGNVLESNGSVIPTFKKQIAEGGPITITEKEIRRYFMTVSEASQLVIQAGGLGMKGTVFVLDMGELVKILELAENLIRLSGLIPDEDIKIEFIGLRPGEKMFEELLTEKERSRVLGDSGHEKIFIAETEEVNDEKLENDIRELGELAREMDSEGIVKKLQEIVPSYKPNRGMLK
- a CDS encoding ribokinase; this encodes MVITKVKEDILRSPRLSDYRGKFDGVVVIGGANIDLRGKPVGEMLERHTSNPGKICVGSGGVGRNIAHSLALLNVPVCLLSAVGDDGEGVKILEETEKAGVIMEQMIISGEYPTGIYLAILDERGEMEVGISDMRILEEITVEYLKSKAYLIKESKIVVMDTNIPVQSIEYVVDLCNKVKVPILVEPASVEKAKKLMKILDGSGRGYIDYLTPNKDELESILGTETETETGAGAETETEISEYRDMDLERAAEELNRRGVKKVIVTLGKRGIYVYNDGSGVGDAGERGLEDELNRFFLAPYKGKVVDVTGAGDALVAGLVYGIYKGYPLEVAAKFGLGAAALTISTKETVRRDLREGLLKSRIEEEK
- a CDS encoding pseudouridine-5'-phosphate glycosidase, producing the protein MNGEKFFTFKDEIREALKEGKPIVALESTLISHGFPYPENKEVAGEMEEIIRGYGVVPATIAIIKGKIKVGLTRYELEFMATSKDILKASRRDLAAIVAQGLNGATTVAATMIIAERAGIKVFATGGIGGVHRGAEKTFDISADLQELARTPVAVVCSGAKAILDLPLTKEYLETMGVPVIGFRSEVLPAFYCRESGLKVDYRVNDEMEAAKIIRAMVDLKLGGGIIIANPVPEEYAISLEYMNKKIKEAVMAAEKDGVKGKKLTPYLLNKIKELTEGKSLKANIALVKDNARVAAKIARELKR
- a CDS encoding NAD(P)/FAD-dependent oxidoreductase yields the protein MEIVIVGAGPVGCYTAQLLKKYGFKNRIIEEHQEVGKPIRCAGLVGRQVFENALLPISKSSIINQINGALFYFHKENFQVNREGVAQVIDREKFDKNLSQGLEVECGKKLIEIKREGSGYIIKTETEDIYADLVIGADGANSRLRKYINWIDNDCAKDKKRGYIKSYLGIQYRIKTEDNLVCDKIARVHFKEGIPFFIWVIPEGNNIFRIGVISDNPREDLFAFLNEFKINGEIIGKLTGMIPVGQTKCYFQNIALVGDAAIQVKPLTGGGIYYGLKSAELLAKCIRDNRLDEYDRCLKKNFGREIKFGLKARKLYEEINEKELKKIFMLFKKNAGIIEKAAHFENHSVIFIEILKNPKIFKDAAQIFSQNIRKLLF